A single genomic interval of Calypte anna isolate BGI_N300 chromosome 3, bCalAnn1_v1.p, whole genome shotgun sequence harbors:
- the PAQR8 gene encoding membrane progestin receptor beta has product MTAILERISTLSLSGQHLSRLPRLLEDGFPKMPCTVKECEVPQLFREPYIHTGYRPTGQHWRYYFLSLFQKHNEVVNVWTHLLAALAVLLRFKTFVDAEQLPVDAWSLPLLIFVLSSVTYLTCSLMAHLLQSKSELYHYTFYFVDYVGVSIYQYGSALAHFYYSSDQAWYDKFWLFFLPAAAFCGWLSCAGCCYAKYRYRRPYPIMRKMCQVIPAGLAFILDISPVAHRVVVCHLGGCEEDAAWYHTYQILFFLVSACFFSCPVPEKYFPGSCDIIGHAHQIFHIFLAICTLSQLEAIFLDYKNRQEIFLKRHGPFSIYLSCISFFGLVACSAITAYVLRCRIKACLAKKDS; this is encoded by the coding sequence ATGACAGCCATCCTGGAGCGGATCAGCACTCTGTCCCTCAGTGGGCAGCATCTCAGTCgtctccccaggctgctggaagATGGCTTCCCCAAGATGCCCTGCACAGTCAAAGAGTGTGAGGTGCCCCAGCTCTTTCGGGAGCCCTATATCCACACCGGGTACCGTCCCACCGGCCAGCACTGGCGTTACTACTTCCTGAGCCTCTTCCAGAAACACAACGAGGTGGTCAACGTCTGGACTCATCTCCTGGCAGCCTTGGCCGTGCTCTTGAGGTTCAAGACCTTTGTGGATGCCGAGCAGTTACCCGTGGACGCCTGGTCCTTGCCTTTGCTCATCTTTGTCCTCTCCTCTGTCACCTATCTGACCTGCAGCCTCATGGCTCACCTCCTCCAGTCCAAATCGGAGCTGTACCACTACACCTTCTACTTCGTGGACTACGTCGGGGTCAGCATCTACCAGTATGGTAGCGCCTTGGCCCATTTCTACTACAGCTCTGACCAAGCCTGGTATGACAAGTTCTGGCTCTTCTTCCtaccagcagctgctttctgtggtTGGCTCTCgtgtgctggctgctgctatGCCAAATATCGGTACCGACGGCCTTACCCCATCATGAGGAAGATGTGCCAGGTGATCCCAGCTGGCTTGGCCTTCATCTTGGACATCAGTCCCGTTGCTCACCGGGTGGTTGTGTGTCACCTGGGGGGCTGTGAGGAAGATGCTGCCTGGTACCACACGTACCAGATACTCTTTTTCCTTGTCAGTGCTTGTTTCTTCTCCTGCCCCGTCCCTGAGAAGTACTTCCCGGGCTCTTGCGATATCATTGGCCACGCTCATCAGATCTTCCATATCTTCCTGGCCATCTGCACCTTATCACAGCTGGAGGCCATTTTTTTGGATTACAAGAACAGGCAGGAGATTTTCCTGAAGAGACACGGGCCTTTCTCTATTTATCTCTCCTGCATCTCTTTTTTTGGCCTCGTGGCTTGCAGTGCCATCACAGCTTACGTCCTGCGATGTAGGATCAAGGCCTGCCTGGCTAAAAAGGACTCCTGA